In Eleutherodactylus coqui strain aEleCoq1 chromosome 4, aEleCoq1.hap1, whole genome shotgun sequence, the following are encoded in one genomic region:
- the LOC136625928 gene encoding E3 ubiquitin-protein ligase TRIM11-like: MASAAVRDELLCSICLSTYTDPVMLRCGHNFCRVCIHHVLDAQDESGVYSCPECREESPERPALMRCLALHNIMENFLITPPTQAEIVIFCTYCVDSPVPAAKSCLHCEASLCDKHLRAHSKAAEHVLSEPSANLENRKCSVHKKILEYYYTEDSACICVYCSAGEHRGHRVEMPDEASEKKKLRDVLQKLTTKREETEERVQSLEKRRKKAQEKATGEAERVTALCRDIRKRLDNLEKKVLSEISRQEKVESLSLSALIKKLEIKTDELSSKMRHIEELCNMTDPLTVLREPDTGHLCDLEEKGGDVDTGGHDRGGEDTGKTLHDVDGLDVVVISDTLHTLCDLIRGIRRGMYMEGPADILLDVNTAGNTIHISDDLKSITRAVQMQNRPETAERFQIYQVMGSRRFSSGRHYWDVEISRSESWRVGMCYPSIERRGGKSDIGYNNKSWCLWRYKNQYTVVHDSKEIQLPDEISSDRVRICLDFEAGQLSFYELCDPIRHLYTFTATFTNTLHAALRVGLGSIKI; the protein is encoded by the coding sequence ATGGCGTCTGCTGCTGTTAGAGATGAgctgctctgctccatctgtctgagcacttatacagatcctgtaatgctgagatgtggacacaacttctgccGAGTTTGTATTCATCATGTGCTGGATGCACAGGACGAGTCTGGAGTTTATTCCTGTCCTGAATGCAGGGAAGAGTCTCCGGAACGGCCGGCACTTATGAGATGCTTAGCTCTGCATAACATCATGGAGAACTTCCTGATTACTCCACCGACACAGGCGGAGATCGTGATCTtctgcacttactgtgtggactCTCCTGTACCGGCTGCGAAATCCTGTCTGCACTGTGAAGCTTCTCTGTGCGACAAACACCTGAGAGCTCACAGCAAGGCAGCAGAACACGTCTTATCTGAGCCCAGCGCCAACCTGGAGAACAGGAAATGTTCTGTCCATAAGAAGATCCTGGAATATTATTACACTGAGGATTCTGCTTGTATCTGTGTTTATTGTTCAGCTGGAGAACATCGGGGTCATCGGGTGGAGATGCCAGATGAAGCCTCTGAGAAGAAAAAACTGAGAGATGTTCTCCAGAAACTGACCACAAAGAGGGAGGAGACTGAGGAAAGAGTCCAGAGTCTGGAGAAACGCAGGAAAAAAGCTCAAGAAAAAGCAACTGGAGAAGCAGAGAGAGTTACTGCCCTGTGTAGGGACATCAGAAAACGTCTGGACAACCTGGAGAAGAAGGTCCTGAGCGAGATCTCCCGGCAGGAGAAGGTAGAATCACTCTCACTCTCTGCTCTAATCAAGAAGTTGGAAATCAAGACAGACGAGCTGTCCAGCAAGATGAGACACATTGAGGAGCTGTGTAACATGACTGATCCACTGACTGTCTTACGAGAACCAGACACCGGTCATTTGTGTGATCTTGAGGAAAAGGGAGGTGATGTGGACACGGGGGGACATGATAGAGGTGGTGAGGACACGGGGAAAACGCTCCATGATGTAGATGGTCTTGATGTGGTGGTGATCtcagacacattacacacattatgTGACTTAATAAGAGGTATAAGAAGAGGGATGTATATGGAGGGTCCTGCAGACATATTACTGGATGTAAACACAGCTGGTAATACTATCCATATATCAGATGACCTGAAAAGTATAACAAGGGCAGTACAAATGCAGAATCGTCCCGAAACAGCAGAGAGATTCCAGATTTATCAGGTGATGGGCAGCAGGAGATTCTCCTCCGGACGACATTACTGGGATGTGGAGATCAGTAGATCAGAGTCGTGGAGGGTGGGGATGTGTTATCCCAGTATAGAGAGGAGGGGAGGTAAGTCAGACATTGGCTATAACAACAAGTCCTGGTGTTTGTGGAGGTATAAAAATCAGTATACAGTGGTACATGATAGTAAAGAGATCCAATTACCTGACGAGATCTCCAGTGATAGAGTCAGGATTTGTCTGGATTTTGAGGCCGGGCAGCTGTCCTTTTATGAGTTGTGTGACCCCATCAGACACTTATATACCTTCACGGCCACCTTCACCAATACCCTTCATGCTGCATTACGTGTGGGGCTAGGTTCTATAAAGATATAG
- the LOC136625927 gene encoding E3 ubiquitin/ISG15 ligase TRIM25-like, producing MLRCGHNFCRVCIHRVLDAQDESGVYSCPECREESQERPALMRCLALHNIMENFLITPPTQTETGIFCTYCVDYAASAAKSCLHCEASLCEKHLKAHSKAAEHVLSEPSANLENRKCSVHKKILEYYYTEDSACICVYCSAGEHRGHRVEMPDEASEKKKKKKLRDVLQKLSTKREETEERVQSLEKRRRKAQEKATGEAERVTALCRDIRKRLDNLEKKVLSEISRQEKEESLSLSALIKKLEIKTDELSSKMRHIEELCNMTDPLTVLREPDTGDLCDLDEKGGDGDTGEHDGGGEHTGGHDKPLHDVDGLDVVVISDTLHTLCDIVRGIRWGIYVGEPADILLDVNTAANNIHISNDLKTITNTSQKQNRPETAERFQQYQVMGSRRFSSGRHYWDVEISRSEAFRVGMCYPSMERRGGKPDIGLNNKSWCLRRCKSQYSVIYDGKETPLSHKVSSDRVRICLDFEIGRLSFYELCDPIRHLYTFTANFTQTLHAVLRVWEGSIKI from the coding sequence atgctgagatgtggacacaacttctgccGGGTCTGTATTCATCGTGTGCTGGATGCACAGGACGAATCTGGAGTTTATTCCTGTCCTGAATGCAGAGAAGAGTCTCAGGAGCGGCCGGCACTCATGAGATGCTTAGCTCTGCATAACATCATGGAGAACTTCCTGATCACTCCTCCAACACAGACGGAGACCGGGATCTtctgcacttactgtgtggactATGCGGCATCGGCTGCTAAATCCTGTCTGCACTGTGAAGCTTCTCTGTGCGAGAAACACCTGAAAGCTCACAGCAAGGCAGCAGAACACGTCTTATCTGAGCCCAGCGCGAACCTGGAGAACAGGAAATGTTCTGTCCATAAGAAGATCCTGGAATATTATTATACTGAGGACTCCGCTTGTATCTGTGTTTATTGTTCAGCTGGAGAACATAGGGGTCATCGGGTAGAGATGCCAGATGAAGCCtctgagaagaagaagaagaagaaactgAGAGATGTTCTCCAGAAACTGAGCACAAAGAGGGAGGAGACTGAGGAAAGAGTCCAGAGTCTGGAGAAACGCAGGAGAAAAGCTCAAGAAAAAGCAACAGGAGAAGCAGAGAGAGTTACTGCCCTGTGTAGAGACATCAGAAAACGCCTGGACAACCTGGAGAAGAAGGTCCTGAGCGAGATCTCCCGGCAGGAGAAGGAAGAATCACTCTCACTCTCTGCTCTAATCAAGAAGTTAGAAATAAAGACAGATGAGTTGTCCAGCAAGATGAGACACATTGAGGAGCTGTGTAATATGACTGATCCACTGACTGTCTTACGAGAACCAGACACTGGGGACTTGTGTGATCTTGATGAGAagggaggtgatggggacacgggGGAACATGATGGAGGTGGTGAGCACACCGGGGGACATGATAAACCGCTCCATGACGTAGATGGTCTTGATGTGGTGGTGATCtcagacacattacacacattatgTGACATAGTAAGAGGTATCAGGTGGGGGATCTATGTGGGGGAACCTGCAGACATATTACTGGATGTAAACACAGCAGCTAATAATATCCATATATCAAACGACCTAAAAACTATAACCAACACATCACAGAAGCAGAATCGTCCAGAAACAGCAGAGAGATTCCAGCAGTATCAGGTGATGGGCAGCAGGAGATTCTCCTCCGGACGACATTACTGGGATGTGGAGATCAGTAGATCAGAGGCGTTTAGGGTGGGGATGTGTTACCCCAGTAtggagaggaggggaggtaagCCAGACATTGGATTGAATAACAAGTCCTGGTGTTTGAGAAGGTGTAAGAGTCAGTATTCAGTGATATATGATGGTAAAGAGACGCCGTTATCTCACAAGGTCTCCAGTGATAGAGTCAGGATCTGTCTGGATTTTGAGATCGGGCGGCTGTCCTTTTATGAGTTGTGTGACCCCATCAGACACTTATATACCTTCACGGCCAACTTCACCCAGA